GGTGGCGGGCGTGGCGCATGAAATCAATACGCCGCTGGGCATTTGCGTGACGGCCACCAGCCACCTGGTGCAGGAATTGAAACTCACGCGCGAAGACCTGGAAGGCGGCCAGCTCGATGAAGACGGCTTGCGGCAATTCTTCGACATTATCGACCAGACCCTGCGCATCATGACGACGAACACGCAGCGCGCCGCGGCGCTGGTGCGCAGCTTCAAGCAGGTGGCTGTGGACCAGTCCTCGGACGAATTGCGCAGCTTTAATTTGCGCAAATACCTCGATGAAATATTGCTTTCCTTGCAGCCGAAGCTCAAGGGCAAGCCGGTCAAGGTGGAGATCGACTGCGCGCCCGAGGTGCAGTTGCGCAGCTATCCGGGCGCCGTCTCGCAGATCGTCACGAACATGGTGGTCAATTCACTGGTGCACGGCTTTGCCGAAGGCGAGCCGGGCAAGATCAAGATTTCAGCCAGGACGGCCGGCGAGATGCTGGAACTCGACTACAGCGACGACGGCATGGGCATGGACAGCGCCACCCTGGGCCAGCTGTTCGACCCCTTCTTCACGACCAAGCGCGGTTCCGGCGGCAGCGGACTTGGCGCGCATATTCTGTATAACCTGGTGACGGGGCCGCTGGGAGGGACGGTGAAGGTGGTTAGTGCGCCGGGGATGGGCTTGCATTACAAGATACGTTTCCCTCTCGGTTTCAATGATGTGTCCTTGAAAACCTAAAAACGGCGGGCCGGATTGGCCCGGAATGCCCGTATTGGAGACCTGGGCCGAAGCGTGTTTTGCCGGTGTGCGTATTGCTCAGCGACGTAGGTCGGATTAGGCCGCAGGCCGTAATCCGACAACATTGTTGACGTGGCCGGTGGTGATGTCGGATTACGCGCAAGCGCTAATCCGACCTACTAATCCGGGAAACGCTGATTCAGCGCCAGCGCTGCATCCAGATTCGCAATCAGCAACTCCACATACTGCGGGTCGAGGTGGCTGCCGCTCACTTCGCGCAGGTAGCTGACCACGCGCTCCAGGGGCCAGGCGTCCTTGTAGCAGCGCTTGTGCATGAGGGCGTCGAAGACGTCGGCGACGGCGGCGATGCGCGCGTATTTGTGGATGTTGTCGCCCACCAGGCCTTGCGGGTAGCCGCTGCCGTCGTATTTTTCATGGTGCTGGTGGGCGATCACGGCGGCTGCCTTCAAGAGCGGGCGCTGGGAGCCGTCGAGGATGGACATGCCCACGGTCGGATGCTGCTTCATGATTTCCCACTCGGCCGCGTCGAGCTTGCCCGGTTTCAGCAGCACCGCGTCCGGCGTGGAAATCTTGCCGATGTCGTGCATGGGCGCCGCGTGGCGCAGCACCATGGTTTCCTCTTCCGACATGCCGGACGCCTGCGCCAGCAGCTGGCACACTTCGGCCATGCGGCGCACGTGGTTGCCGCCTTCGTGCGAGCGCGATTCGACCACGTCGCCCAGGCGCAGGATCAGTTCGGCCTGGGTATCGGTGATTTCCTGCGTCAGCAGGATGTTGTCGAAGGCAATCGCCACGCCCGAGCAGAACACTTCCAGCAATTGCGCGTCGAGGTCGGAGATTTCTTCCACGCCTTTCAAGACCAGCAGCGAAGCCTTGCCGCTGCTGTTCGGAAAATAGCCGACATAGGTGTCGCCGTGCAGGCGCGAGATCTTGTTGCTCTTGGCATGGTCCAGCTGCGACAGCAGGGACGGGCTGAGGATGCCGCCGTCGGCTTCATGGTCGCCGATCTGTGCGAGGATTTCATAATCCTGCTCGCCCGTGATGGCGCTGGCGCCGCGCAGGCGCAGCAGCATGCTCGTTTCCAGGCGCAGCAGGGCGACGACTTGCTGCAGCAGGCCGCTGGCGAAGTCGCGCAGGTTGCGCTGCTTGAAAATGTGCGCCGAGGCGGCGATGACTCTTTCCAGGCCTTCACGGTAGTGCAGCTGGGCCTGGCGCGCCTCTTCCACCTTCATGATGTCGCGGTAGGCGCGCAGGGCGGCAAAGGTGGTGGTGAACAGCTTGGTGCGGTC
Above is a genomic segment from Janthinobacterium sp. 64 containing:
- a CDS encoding response regulator, whose amino-acid sequence is MSFLSSASPKLPPWKVLLVDDEPDIHDITKLTLSRFRLEGRALSFVHAYSGAEAKQVLAREDGIALVFLDVVMEREDSGLEVARWMREDLGNQFTRIVLRTGQPGQAPEERVIVNYDINDYKEKTELDRTKLFTTTFAALRAYRDIMKVEEARQAQLHYREGLERVIAASAHIFKQRNLRDFASGLLQQVVALLRLETSMLLRLRGASAITGEQDYEILAQIGDHEADGGILSPSLLSQLDHAKSNKISRLHGDTYVGYFPNSSGKASLLVLKGVEEISDLDAQLLEVFCSGVAIAFDNILLTQEITDTQAELILRLGDVVESRSHEGGNHVRRMAEVCQLLAQASGMSEEETMVLRHAAPMHDIGKISTPDAVLLKPGKLDAAEWEIMKQHPTVGMSILDGSQRPLLKAAAVIAHQHHEKYDGSGYPQGLVGDNIHKYARIAAVADVFDALMHKRCYKDAWPLERVVSYLREVSGSHLDPQYVELLIANLDAALALNQRFPD